In the Telopea speciosissima isolate NSW1024214 ecotype Mountain lineage chromosome 2, Tspe_v1, whole genome shotgun sequence genome, one interval contains:
- the LOC122651368 gene encoding oxysterol-binding protein-related protein 3A-like, which produces MASKDQKQGGGFFASIASSLSNFGNAMHKSVNGLLGYEGLEVINPEGTAEDAEEEAQRGRWRQEDRDSYWKMMQKYIGSDVTSMVTLPVLIFEPMTMLQKMAELMEYSTLLDKADECEDPYMRLVYATTWFITIYFPYQRPWKPFNPILGETYEMVNHGGITFISEQVSHHPPMSAGHAENEHFTYDVTSKLKTKFLGNSVDVYPVGRTRVTLKRDGVVLDLVPPPTKVNNLIFGRTWVDSPGEMILTNLTTGDKVVLYFQPCGWFGAGRYEVDGYVYNAAEEPKILMTGRWNESMSYQPCDMEGEPLPGTELKEVWRVADVPENDKFQYTYFAHKINSFDTAPRKLLASDSRLRPDRYTLEKGNLSKAGAEKSSLEERQRAEKRSREANGQQFIPRWFDLTDEITPTPWDDLEVYQYNGKYTAHRAAADSSNSIDEVDVRSIEFNPWQYGNSPVV; this is translated from the exons ATGGCTTCTAAGGATCAGAAGCAGGGTGGTGGCTTTTTCGCGTCCATCGCTTCTAGCTTGTCCAACTTTGGAAACGCGATGCACAAATCTGTCAATGG GTTGCTCGGTTACGAGGGACTGGAAGTTATAAATCCAGAAGGCACTGCAGAAGATGCGGAGGAGGAAGCTCAGAGGGGAAGATGGAGGCAGgag GATAGAGATAGTTACTGGAAGATGATGCAGAAGTATATAGGATCAGATGTTACATCAATGGTAACACTTCCCGTCCTTATTTTTGAGCCAATGACAATGCTTCAGAAAATGGCAGAG TTAATGGAGTACTCCACTTTGTTAGATAAGGCTGATGAATGTGAGGATCCCTACATGCGGTTGGTTTATGCTA CAACATGGTTCATAACTATCTACTTTCCGTACCAACGACCCTGGAAACCTTTTAACCCCATACTTGGCGAGACTTATGAAATGGTCAATCACGGTGGCATTACTTTCATTTCAGAGCAG GTGAGTCATCATCCCCCAATGAGTGCTGGGCATgcggaaaatgaacattttaCTTATGATGTGACATCCAAACTAAAGACCAAATTTTTAGGAAATTCAGTTGATGTCTATCCTGTTGGAAG GACACGTGTGACCCTTAAAAGAGATGGTGTAGTCCTGGATTTGGTGCCTCCTCCCACTAAAGTTAACAACCTTATATTTGGAAGGACCTGGGTTGATTCGCCAGGGGAGATGATTTTGACAAACCTGACAACTGGGGACaaagttgttttatattttcaacCATGCGGCTGGTTTGG GGCTGGTCGGTATGAAGTGGATGGATATGTATATAATGCTGCTGAGGAGCCCAAAATATTGATGACTGGGAGATGGAATGAGTCAATGAGTTACCAACCTTGTGATATGGAAGGGGAACCACTCCCCGGCACTGAACTGAAAGAG GTCTGGAGGGTGGCTGATGTTCCAGAGAATGACAAGTTCCAGTATACCTATTTTGCACATAAAATAAACAGCTTTGACACTGCTCCCAGAAAGTTATTAGCATCTGATTCTCGTTTGCGTCCTGATAGATACACACTTGAGAAGGGTAATTTATCGAAAGCTGGTGCTGAAAAGagcag TCTGGAGGAGAGGCAGAGAGCTGAAAAGAGAAGTCGGGAGGCAAATGGCCAGCAGTTTATTCCAAGATGGTTTGACTTAACTGATGAAATTACTCCGACACCTTGGGACGACTTAGAAGTGTACCAGTACAATGGGAAGTACACAGCACATCGTGCTGCTGCAGATAGCTCCAATAGCATTGATGAGGTTGATGTCAGATCTATTGAGTTCAACCCATGGCAGTACGGAAATTCGCCAGTGGTATGA